From the Mahella australiensis 50-1 BON genome, the window AATATACGCCGTTTAAGCTCTCTCCGGGTATGTCCATAAATTTGGGCAATCCCGCTCCTGTACCTATAAATACCGCCTGGTAGCCGTCGTCGAACAGATCATCTATAGTAAGTGTATTGCCTACTATGACATTGGTCACAAACTTCACTCCTAAGCGCTTAAGGAATTCTATCTCTTGCTTGACCAGCGCTTTGGGCAAACGAAATTCCGGTATGCCATAGACCAATACGCCACCGAGTTCATGGAAACTTTCAAATACCGTCACGTCATAACCCAGTTTAGCCAAATCGGCTGCTGCTGTGAGTCCAGCCGGACCGCTGCCTATAACAGCCACTTTTTTGCCTATTTTGATCGGTCGCTCAGGATCCGGTATGCCTTTCTTCATCTGGTAGTCAGCCGCAAACCTTTCCAATCGACCTATAGCCACGCTTTGACCTTTGCGATTCAAGACACATCGAGCCTCGCATTGTTCCTCCTGTGGACATACCCTGCCGCATACGGCCGGAAGATTGTTGGTCTCCTTTATCTTTTGAGCAGCATCTTCAAAACGTCCCTCAGTGATCAATTTTATAAATTGAGGTATCTGAACATGAACCGGACAGCCCTCGACGCAAAATGGGTGCTTGCATTGTATGCATCGCTGCGCTTCTCTAATGGCCTCATCGGGCGAATAGCCCAGTGCCACCTCATCAAAATTGCGGCGCCTCTGTACCGGGTCTTGCTCACGCATAGGCGTGCGTTCCAATTTTAATGGCATTGGCATTGCCCTCCTTCTTCCAGCGTATGCAGCGCCAATCCCTCTTCATCCCTATAAAAAGCCTGCCGTCTCATAGCCTCATCGAAATCCACAAGATGGCCATCGAAATCCGGTCCATCGACACAGGCGTGTTTTACTTCATCGCCCACTTTGACGCGGCAAGCCCCGCACATCCCGGTACCATCCATCATAATGGGATTCATACTGACTATGGTGGGTATATTATACTGTTTAGTCATCCCAGAAACCACCTTCATCATTATAAGCGGCCCTATAGCTATAACCCTGTCATAGGTTTGCCCGTCCTCTTCCACAAGCTTTTTTAATACATCGCTGACAAAGCCATGGTATCCGACCGAACCATCATCGGTAGCTATATACATATTGCGGCAAAATGGCTTTATTTCTTCGGTCAGTATAAGATAATCCTTGCTCTTGGCTCCAAGAATGACATCCACATCTATTCCCATTTCATGCATCCTGCGCACCTGGGGATACAAAGGAGCAGCCCCCACTCCCCCGCCTATAGCCAGCACGGTTTTTAAACCGTCGAATTCGGAAGGTTTCCCAAGAGGTCCTGCAAAATCCTGTATATACTGTCCTTCCTCCAAAGCAGCCAGCAATTTTGTGGTCTTGCCCACCTCCTGAAATACTATAGTAATGGTACCCTTATCCCTGTCATAATCTGCTATAGTTAGCGGTATACGTTCGCCCATATCGTATACGCGCAGTATTATGAATTGGCCAGGCTGCGCTTTCCGTGCTACCAGTGGAGCCTCCACCTTCATAATGTACACCGACGGTGCGAGTTTTTCCTTCTGGAGTATTTTGTACACTGCGATCTCCTCTCTAATATTCTATATAGCTACACTGCGGGCTGAAATATTGACCTGCAGCACATTCAAACCAGTAAGATATTCCACATCTTTATTTATGCGGCTTTGAGCCTCCTTTAATACCGAGCGCATATTGAAACCATATTCCATAATCACCTCGACATTGATGATTACGCCTTCACCGTTTATCTCTACAGCAGCATTGAGTACACTCTTTATACCCGGTACATTTATACAATTATATATAGCTATATCGGCTACGGCTTTATCCGATATAGTATATCGTCCTCTATAGCTATATGTTGGCCTAACGATGGTTTTTTCGGTTATATGCGGCCGTCTGCCTCTGAATATAAGGCTCTTGACACTATCGATAAAATAACCCGAAAAGTCCTTTTTTACCTCAAAAGTCGGAACCGGTATAACATGTTTTCCTTCTTCTGAGCGTATCCTTCTTGCCGTATATATCTCCATAGGCGATGATATATCGCTTATATATATCATTTCCTGTATAGGTGGCAATTCAAGGTTCTGCGCTATTCGGTTTACCATTTCTTCGGATGTACCCAGTATCAGGACACCATTAGGCTTATATGCGTCTATAGCAGCCTTAACCTCGGCCGCATGCTTAGGATCCATAAATACCGCTCGCCTTATAGCAGCTATCTTAGTAGGCTCCTTTTTGGCTGACGAGCCTGCTATAATTTTATTGCTCTGTATGAGCAAACCATCGTCTATAATGTAATCGACATTTTTCTCTACTGCCACACCGACTGCTTTATAGCTCTTTCCTGTGCCACTGGGACCTATCAACGCATATACCTTCATTAGCTAAGCCTCCATTTTATTTTAACATCAACATGCATGCCATTACAATAGTGCCTGACAAATCCATAAAATTAACGGTCAGCACTTCTATCCTTCCCCACATTAGCCATGGTCTCAGCGTAATATTTCAGTTTATTATAGACCATGGCATTTATAGTACCATCAGGATACCTGCCATCCGCTTGCTTTTGGCCGGCT encodes:
- a CDS encoding Asp23/Gls24 family envelope stress response protein; amino-acid sequence: MKVYALIGPSGTGKSYKAVGVAVEKNVDYIIDDGLLIQSNKIIAGSSAKKEPTKIAAIRRAVFMDPKHAAEVKAAIDAYKPNGVLILGTSEEMVNRIAQNLELPPIQEMIYISDISSPMEIYTARRIRSEEGKHVIPVPTFEVKKDFSGYFIDSVKSLIFRGRRPHITEKTIVRPTYSYRGRYTISDKAVADIAIYNCINVPGIKSVLNAAVEINGEGVIINVEVIMEYGFNMRSVLKEAQSRINKDVEYLTGLNVLQVNISARSVAI
- a CDS encoding sulfide/dihydroorotate dehydrogenase-like FAD/NAD-binding protein — encoded protein: MYKILQKEKLAPSVYIMKVEAPLVARKAQPGQFIILRVYDMGERIPLTIADYDRDKGTITIVFQEVGKTTKLLAALEEGQYIQDFAGPLGKPSEFDGLKTVLAIGGGVGAAPLYPQVRRMHEMGIDVDVILGAKSKDYLILTEEIKPFCRNMYIATDDGSVGYHGFVSDVLKKLVEEDGQTYDRVIAIGPLIMMKVVSGMTKQYNIPTIVSMNPIMMDGTGMCGACRVKVGDEVKHACVDGPDFDGHLVDFDEAMRRQAFYRDEEGLALHTLEEGGQCQCH
- the gltA gene encoding NADPH-dependent glutamate synthase — encoded protein: MPMPLKLERTPMREQDPVQRRRNFDEVALGYSPDEAIREAQRCIQCKHPFCVEGCPVHVQIPQFIKLITEGRFEDAAQKIKETNNLPAVCGRVCPQEEQCEARCVLNRKGQSVAIGRLERFAADYQMKKGIPDPERPIKIGKKVAVIGSGPAGLTAAADLAKLGYDVTVFESFHELGGVLVYGIPEFRLPKALVKQEIEFLKRLGVKFVTNVIVGNTLTIDDLFDDGYQAVFIGTGAGLPKFMDIPGESLNGVYSANEYLTRVNLMKAYLFPKADTPIKKAHKVAVVGGGNVAMDAARCALRLDADEVHIVYRRSEAEMPARAEEVHHAKEEGIIFDLLTNPIRIIGENGRVTGMECIKMELGEPDASGRRRPVPVKGSEFIMEVDAVIMALGTTPNPLIAATTHGLEIQPWGGIIADEATGATSRPGVYAGGDAVTGAATVILAMGAGKKAAAAIHEYLEGKK